ACGACAATCCCAGAGGTGAAAATCCCAATACCATAGTCCGTGAGATTGTGGCAGGCAGTGACTTTTGGCTGCCCTGGTGGATTATCCGGGACAGAAATTTGGCTATCGGGGCAATCTTGGGTTTGGCTCAACCTGGAGAAATTGTTCTGCTCTGTGGCAAGGGGCATGAAAACTATCAGGAAATTGAAGGTGTAAGGCATCATTTTGACGACGCGGAAGTGGCGACAGGCTGGCTCGAATCCGAGGATTTGGGACGTTGTGCGGAGCATGAACTGGCTATGCCGGTGGAACGCCTGATGTTGGAATTAATCTGTGAGGCTGAAACGCAGGACACACAAGGTTATGAGCCTCCAGAGGCTTGGACAAGGGTTTCAACGGACAGCCGCGCCATCGAGCCCGGCTCTATCTTTTTCGCGCTGAGTGGGTTGAATTTTGACGGTAACGCCTATCTGGGAGAGGTTTTACGGGATGGCTCGAACTTTGGCATCGGTAACATCGGCTCCAACGGCTGGAAACACTATCTGCGGGTGGAAAGACCCGTGGAAGCGATGGCGTCCCTGCACCGCAAATATCTGCAAATGTTTGGGGCATATCGGGTTGCCATCACTGGAAGTACGGGAAAAACCAGCACCAAAGAGCTGTTGGCTCAAGTTTTGGGCGCTGCCGGACCCTGCCTGAAAACCCTTGCCAACTCGAACAACATCATCGGGCTTTGCCAAACCATCGCCCGCATCCGTCCGCAACATGAACACGCGGTTTTTGAGCTGGGTACAAACGCTTTTGGCGAGATTGCGCAACTGGCGGAAGTTTGCGCTCCAGATGCAGGTATTATCCTGAATATCGGGCCTTCGCATCTGGAATTCCTGATTGATGAAATGGGCGTTTTCAAGGAAAAATCGGCTTTGTTCGACCGACCTTTGCAAATCAGGCTCTACGACGCGGACGACCAACGTTTTGCCGGTTATGATGAGCTGGGTATGTCCGTCGGATTTTCCGAAGCGGCAAAGTTTTGTCTCAGCGAAGTGAATTGCGCTGACCAAAGCTGTGATTTCCGGCTGAACAAAGAGCTTTTCACAATCCCCTATTCGGCGCCCTGGATTGCGAAAAACGCGGCTTTTGCCATCGCGTTGGGGATGTTGAGAGATATACCCTTAGACGCCATCCGGCAGGCAGTTACGGTTCCCATCACCCTGGAAAACCGCCTGCAGCGTGAAGAACTCCCCCATCGCCTGCTTTTGATTGATTGTTACAACGCCAATCCTGTTTCCATGCAAGCCGCCATCGAATATTGGCACACGCTGGAGCCCAGGCGCGAACACATCGCCATTTTGGGAGACATGCTGGAATTGGGCGATTCCGCCGAGAGTTATCACGATATGATTGGAGCAATTTTGGGTGAAAAAGGCTATGACCGACTCTTTACAGTGGGAAATCTCTCCATGCGTTTTCACAGCCAGGATTCCTGTTTGCAAAACCGACACTTTGCCAGTTCGGAAGAGCTGTTGTCCAGCGGGGTTTTAGATGATATCCAGCCTGGCGCGGTGGTTTTGGTGAAAGCCTCAAATTCCATCCATCTGGAAAAACTCTTACCCCGGCTTCGGAGTGATAAATAATGCTTTACCATCTCTTATATCCACTGTCACGTTATAGTATCATATTTAACGTGATGCGCTACATAAGTTTCCGCTCCATCGGCGCTTTCATCACCGCCCTGCTTTTCACCCTTTTCTTGGGACCCGGTTTCATCAGGCTTTTAAAGCGCAAATCCGCGGTGGAAACCATCGATGAAGACGCTCCCGAACGGCATCGCAGCAAGGCTGGAACCCCCACCATGGGCGGTTTAATCATCATTTTTGGTTTGATGGTTGCCTCACTGCTTTGGAACGACCTCAGCAATCCTTCTATCCTGATGATGTATCTCACCACCCTGTGGCTCGGGGTTTTTGGCTTTTTGGATGATTATTTGAAGAACTTCCTCAAGGCAGCAAAGGGTTTGGTGCCCAAATACAAGCTCTGGGGACAGATTAGCGTGGGCTTGTTTTTGACCCTCGCCATCTATTTCAGCGGAGCCACGGAAGACGTAACCGCCCTCCAGATACCGTTTTTCAAGGGTTTAATCATCCCCCTGGGCTGGGTTTTCATCCCCTTGATGGTGTTATATATCACGGGGATTTCGAATTCCGTGAACCTAACCGACGGTCTGGACGGACTTTCCTCCGGCATCATGATTTTTTCCGCCCTCGGTCTGGGAGTGATGAGCTATCTGAAAGGTAACTACAATTCCGCTGAATATCTACAACTTGGCTTCATTCCAACGGCGGGGGAACTCACAGTTTTCATCGCTGGCCTGATGGGAACTTTAATCGGTTTTTTGTGGTTCAATTCCTATCCGGCGGAAGTTTTCATGGGCGACACCGGCTCCCTCACTCTGGGTGGCATTCTGGCAGTGATTTCCATCCTTTTGAAGGAACAGGTCTTTTTCGTCATCATCGGCTTTCTTTTTATCGCCGAGACCTTTTCCGTGATGATTCAGCAAAGCTGGTTCAAATACACGCGCAAGAAATATGGCGAAGGTCGCAGAGTTTTTCTGTGTGCGCCCCTCCATCATCATTACGAGAAAAAGGGGATGCACGAATCAAAGAT
This Candidatus Cloacimonadota bacterium DNA region includes the following protein-coding sequences:
- a CDS encoding UDP-N-acetylmuramoyl-L-alanyl-D-glutamate--2,6-diaminopimelate ligase → MRIAAILEIFTQHGLLVESQALQGIDEIGGEVRVDNRKLEPGDIFVCIRGQVSDGHSFIGDARVKGVALVVCENEFGDDKPAIRVSDSRKATALLAKLQFKNPSSAFRLIGVTGTNGKTTTSMLLFKAIHEIGFSAGWIGTLGYWINDEHFETRHTTPDILELNGIFARMAQRGLKYVFMEVSSHALALDRVYGLEFDFCLFTNLSHEHLDFHENMESYGQAKLQLFDATLDGKAVGLFNIDDDFGAKACADLKKRGAYVFSLGHENADYVIREDLAKTAAWDQSRFSLQCQEGVINIRSALAGGFNVSNLALSAAALNLMGFENRQIEQGLNCVKAVQGRFEQVPNRRGIGVFVDYAHTPDALENVLSAARQMKPKRLLCLLGAGGERDRGKRPLMLKAALNHADAVIVTDDNPRGENPNTIVREIVAGSDFWLPWWIIRDRNLAIGAILGLAQPGEIVLLCGKGHENYQEIEGVRHHFDDAEVATGWLESEDLGRCAEHELAMPVERLMLELICEAETQDTQGYEPPEAWTRVSTDSRAIEPGSIFFALSGLNFDGNAYLGEVLRDGSNFGIGNIGSNGWKHYLRVERPVEAMASLHRKYLQMFGAYRVAITGSTGKTSTKELLAQVLGAAGPCLKTLANSNNIIGLCQTIARIRPQHEHAVFELGTNAFGEIAQLAEVCAPDAGIILNIGPSHLEFLIDEMGVFKEKSALFDRPLQIRLYDADDQRFAGYDELGMSVGFSEAAKFCLSEVNCADQSCDFRLNKELFTIPYSAPWIAKNAAFAIALGMLRDIPLDAIRQAVTVPITLENRLQREELPHRLLLIDCYNANPVSMQAAIEYWHTLEPRREHIAILGDMLELGDSAESYHDMIGAILGEKGYDRLFTVGNLSMRFHSQDSCLQNRHFASSEELLSSGVLDDIQPGAVVLVKASNSIHLEKLLPRLRSDK
- a CDS encoding phospho-N-acetylmuramoyl-pentapeptide-transferase, encoding MLYHLLYPLSRYSIIFNVMRYISFRSIGAFITALLFTLFLGPGFIRLLKRKSAVETIDEDAPERHRSKAGTPTMGGLIIIFGLMVASLLWNDLSNPSILMMYLTTLWLGVFGFLDDYLKNFLKAAKGLVPKYKLWGQISVGLFLTLAIYFSGATEDVTALQIPFFKGLIIPLGWVFIPLMVLYITGISNSVNLTDGLDGLSSGIMIFSALGLGVMSYLKGNYNSAEYLQLGFIPTAGELTVFIAGLMGTLIGFLWFNSYPAEVFMGDTGSLTLGGILAVISILLKEQVFFVIIGFLFIAETFSVMIQQSWFKYTRKKYGEGRRVFLCAPLHHHYEKKGMHESKIVIRFWIIAILLLAVGLSTIKLR